ATGGGCATCATCGCCGGCTACAAGGGCGGCTGGGTCGACGGTGTGCTCTCCCGGATCGCCGACATCTTCTTCGGCCTGCCCTTCGTGCTCGGCGCGATCGTCATCCTGACCACGTTCAACGGCTCGGGCACGGACAACAACGAGTGGCAGATCATGGGCCTGGTGATCATGTCGTTGGTCGTGCTGAGCTGGCCGGTCGTGATGCGGCTGATGCGCTCGTCGGTGCTCGCCACCAAGGAGGCCGACTACATCGTGGCGGCCCGGGCGCTGGGCGCGGGCAGCGGCCGGATCATCCTCAAGCACCTGCTGCCGAACTGCCTGGCGCCGCTGCTGGTCTACGGGACGATCATGGTCGGCTCCTTCATCGGCGCCGAGGCCACCCTGTCCTTCCTGGGCATCGGCCTGAAGACGCCGGTCGTGTCGTGGGGCATCATGATCAGTGAGGCGCAGAACTACATCCGGGTCTCGCCCTTCCTGCTGTTCTTCCCCGCCGCGTTCCTCGTCGCCGCCGTGCTCAGCTTCGTGACGCTCGGTGAAGCGGTCCGCGAGGCCCTCGATCCGAAACTCCGCTAGGGGAGACTGAGTTGTCCGACATTCTCGTGTCCGAGCAGTCCGCGCCGGGCTTTGGTGGCTCCGGTCGCCCCTCCGGCCGCCTGCTCGAGGTCGAAGACCTGCGGGTGGAGTTCCGCACCAGGGACGGCGTCGCCAAGGTCATCAATGGGGTCACGTACCACGTCAACGCGGGGGAGACCCTCGCCGTGCTTGGCGAGTCGGGCTCCGGCAAGAGCGTCACCGCGCAGACCATCATGGGCATCCTGGACACCCCGCCGGGCTTCGTCACCGGTGGTCAGGTCCGCTTCCACGGCAAGGACATGCTCAAGATGTCCGCCGAGGCGCGCCGCCGCATCCGCGGCGAGGGCATCGCGATGATCTTCCAGGACTCGCTCTCCGCGTTGAACCCGGTCTTCACCGTCGGTTTCCAGATCGCTGAGCAGTTCCGCATCCGGCGCGGTTTGAGCCGCGCGGACGCCAAGAAGCGCGCGATCGAGATGCTCGACCAGGTCAAGATCCCGAACGCCAAGGGCCGGTACAGCAACTACCCGCACCAGTTCTCCGGTGGCATGCGGCAGCGCGCGATGATCGCGATGTCGCTGGCGCTCGACCCGGAGGTGCTGATCGCGGACGAGCCGACCACCGCGCTGGACGTGACCGTGCAGGCCCAGATCATGGACCTGCTCGGCGAGCTCCAGCGGGAGCGGCAGATGGGCATGATCCTGATCACCCACGACCTCGGCGTGGTCGCCGACGTCGCGGACCGGATCGCGGTCATGTACGCCGGCCGGATCGTCGAGGAAGCCGACGTGTACGACCTGTACGCCAAGCCGGCGCACCCGTACACCCTCGGCCTGCTCAACTCGATTCCGCGGATGGACGAGAAGGGGCAGGAGCTCCGCACCATCAAGGGGCTGCCGCCGAACCTGATGAACATCCCGCCGGGCTGCCCGTTCAACCCGCGCTGCCCCATGGCGCAGCCGGTGTGCCGGGAGAAGCTGCCCCCGCTGCTGCAGATCGGCCGCGCTCGGGCCAGCGCCTGCCACTTCGCCGAGGAGCTCGTGAACCGTGACTGAGAACATCATCGAGGTCCGTGACCTGGTCAAGCACTACCCCGTCACCCGCGGGGTGGTGTTCAAGAAGACCATCGGTCAGGTCAAGGCGGTCGACGGCGTCTCCTTCGACCTGAAGGCCGGCGAGACGCTGGGCGTGGTGGGCGAGTCGGGCTGCGGCAAGTCGACGCTGGCCCGGGTCCTGATGAACCTGGAGAAGCCGACCGCCGGCAGCGTGCGCTACAAGGGGCAGGACATCTCCAAGCTCTCCGGCGGGGCGCTGCGGCGGCTGCGCCGGCAGATCCAGCTGGTGATGCAGGACCCGTACACCTCGCTGAACCCCCGGATGACGGTGGGTGACCTGATCGGTGAGCCGTTCGAGATCCACCCCGAGGTGGCCCCGAAGGGCAGTCGCCGGAACAAGGTCAAGGAGCTGCTCGACCTGGTCGGCCTCAACCCGGAGCACATCAACCGGTACCCGCACCAGTTCTCCGGCGGCCAGCGGCAGCGCATCGGCATCGCCCGGGCGCTGGCGCTGCGGCCCGAGGTGATCGTCTGCGACGAGCCGGTCTCGGCCCTTGACGTGTCGATCCAGGCGCAGGTGATGAACCTGCTGGAGAAGCTCCAGAACGAGTTCGGCCTGTCGTACGTCTTCATCGCCCACGACCTGTCGGTCGTGCGCCACCTCTCCGACCGGGTCGCGGTGATGTACCTGGGCAAGATGGTGGAGGTCGGCACCGAGGACGAGATCTACGAGCGGCCGACCCACCCGTACACCCAGGCGCTGCTCTCGGCGGTGCCGGTGCCGGACCCGACGCTGCGGGAGAACAAGGCGATCATCCGGCTCACCGGTGACGTCCCCTCCCCGGTCAGCCCGCCCTCGGGCTGCCGGTTCCGCACCCGCTGCTGGAAGGCGCAGGACATCTGCGCCCGAGAGGTGCCGCTGCTGCAGATCCGGCGGGGCACGGACCACCCGAGCGCCTGCCACTTCGCGGAGAAGCGGGAGATCGTCGCCACCCACGAGGCGTGATCGCTCCGGACCGCCTGCCGGCGTCAGCTCGACGCCGGCGGGCGGTTCGTCGTATCCGGGCCCGGCCGCGGCGGCCCGCCGGGTCGGCACCGCCCTCCTCACAGCGGGCCGCGACCGGCCCGGAGCAGCAGCAGCGCGAGCTGCGTCCCGTCCGCGCCCAGCGCCTGCCGGAACCGCTCCAGGATCTCCCGCTCCCGGGAGAGCACCAGGCGGGTGCCGCCGGAGGCGAGCCGGGTGGCCCCCACCTCCTGGGAGAGGGCGGCCCGCTCCTGCCACAGCGCGATGATGGTCCGGTCGATCTCGTCGATCCGCTCCCGGATCGCCACGATCCGCTCGGCGGCCGCCGAGTCGCCGGTGCCGGTCCGGGCGGTCGCGGCCGCCGTGGGACCCGTGTCGGCCCGGTCGTGGTTCTTCGCCAGGCTGCCGCTCTGTTCCGCCACGTCAGTCATCGTCGTCGTACCCCTCGGGTGTCGGGCCCGGTGCCCGGATCCCGGGACGAAAAAGCCCCGGGCTCCGAGAGCCCGGGGCTTTTCGCAGGTCTTGTGATCAGGCGCGACCTACGGCTGCCGGACTCCCGGTGCCGTAGTAAAAGTAGAAGCGCTGACCGAACACGTCGTCGAGTATGCCGACTCTCGGCCGGGGCGCGCAAGGATTCCCGCCAACAGGTGGGACGGGGCACGATTCCGCCCCGGGTGACGGCTTCGTCTCGTCCCGGGCGTGCGCGGGCGGGAAGTGTCCGTCCGGCGGCATAGACTCGCCGTGCGATGCATCCTCTCTTCGACATCCCCGCGTCCCCGCCCGCGCCGGAGCCGACCCCGCCGCACCGGCCCGGGTCCTACGACGACTCCAGCGCGGCTGGCGGCCACAATTCGGCCTCCGCGCCGCTACGCGGCGCTTCGGACCGAATGAAGGCCGGTCTGTCGCCGCGCCGCGACCTGGAGCCGTCGGCCGCCCGGCTGGATCCGCAGGCCCTCCTCGCCGGGCTGAACGGTCCGCAGCGCGACGCCGTCACCCATGCCGGTTCGCCCCTGCTGATCGTGGCCGGCGCCGGCTCCGGCAAGACCCGGGTGCTGACCAACCGGATCGCGTACCTGCTCGCCGCGCGGGGCGTGCACCCGGGCGAGATCATCGCGATCACCTTCACCAACAAGGCCGCCGGCGAGATGAAGGAGCGGGTGGCCGCCCTGGTCGGGCCGCGGGCCCGGCTGATGTGGGTGTCGACGTTCCACTCCGCCTGCGTCCGGATCCTGCGCGCCGAGCACGAGCACGCCGGGCTGAAGTCGACCTTCTCGATCTACGATGCGGACGACTCGCGCCGGCTGATGCAGATGGTGGCCCGGGAGCTCGACCTCGACCCGAAGCGCTACCCGGCGCGCGGGCTCGCCGCCCAGGTCTCCAACCTCAAGAACGAGCTGGTCGACCCGGAGGCGTTCGCCGCCCGGGCCAAGGGCCCCAACGAGCGGGCGCTGGCCGAGGCGTACACGCTCTACCAGCGTCGGCTGCGCGAGGCGCACGCGCTCGACTTCGACGACCTGATCATGGCGACGGTGCACCTGCTCCAGTCGCACCCGCACGTCGCGGAGAGCTACCGACGCCGGTTCCGGCACGTCCTGGTCGACGAGTACCAGGACACCAACCACGCCCAGTACGTGCTGATCAAGGAGCTGGTCTCCGGCACCGAGGGGGTCGAGCCGGCCGAGCTCTGCGTGGTCGGCGACGCCGACCAGTCGATCTACGCGTTCCGGGGCGCGACCATCCGCAACATCCTGGAGTTCGAGCGGGACTTCACCGACGCCCGGACGATCCTGCTGGAGCAGAACTACCGCTCGACCCAGACCATCCTCAACGCCGCCAACGCGGTGATCGACCGGAACACCTCCCGCAAGCCCAAGC
The window above is part of the Micromonospora inositola genome. Proteins encoded here:
- a CDS encoding ABC transporter permease, yielding MSDPSAASIVSTPRPEQPTEFGAPTNAGLPASAKQQKPRGLLADAWLDLRRKPLFWISAVFIALFVVMAAFPSLFTSGDAVNGALSHSRVEPSADAWFGYDVQGRDVFARTIYGARASIVVALLSTIGTLLIGGTMGIIAGYKGGWVDGVLSRIADIFFGLPFVLGAIVILTTFNGSGTDNNEWQIMGLVIMSLVVLSWPVVMRLMRSSVLATKEADYIVAARALGAGSGRIILKHLLPNCLAPLLVYGTIMVGSFIGAEATLSFLGIGLKTPVVSWGIMISEAQNYIRVSPFLLFFPAAFLVAAVLSFVTLGEAVREALDPKLR
- a CDS encoding ABC transporter ATP-binding protein, translated to MSEQSAPGFGGSGRPSGRLLEVEDLRVEFRTRDGVAKVINGVTYHVNAGETLAVLGESGSGKSVTAQTIMGILDTPPGFVTGGQVRFHGKDMLKMSAEARRRIRGEGIAMIFQDSLSALNPVFTVGFQIAEQFRIRRGLSRADAKKRAIEMLDQVKIPNAKGRYSNYPHQFSGGMRQRAMIAMSLALDPEVLIADEPTTALDVTVQAQIMDLLGELQRERQMGMILITHDLGVVADVADRIAVMYAGRIVEEADVYDLYAKPAHPYTLGLLNSIPRMDEKGQELRTIKGLPPNLMNIPPGCPFNPRCPMAQPVCREKLPPLLQIGRARASACHFAEELVNRD
- a CDS encoding ABC transporter ATP-binding protein, with translation MTENIIEVRDLVKHYPVTRGVVFKKTIGQVKAVDGVSFDLKAGETLGVVGESGCGKSTLARVLMNLEKPTAGSVRYKGQDISKLSGGALRRLRRQIQLVMQDPYTSLNPRMTVGDLIGEPFEIHPEVAPKGSRRNKVKELLDLVGLNPEHINRYPHQFSGGQRQRIGIARALALRPEVIVCDEPVSALDVSIQAQVMNLLEKLQNEFGLSYVFIAHDLSVVRHLSDRVAVMYLGKMVEVGTEDEIYERPTHPYTQALLSAVPVPDPTLRENKAIIRLTGDVPSPVSPPSGCRFRTRCWKAQDICAREVPLLQIRRGTDHPSACHFAEKREIVATHEA
- a CDS encoding chorismate mutase; its protein translation is MTDVAEQSGSLAKNHDRADTGPTAAATARTGTGDSAAAERIVAIRERIDEIDRTIIALWQERAALSQEVGATRLASGGTRLVLSREREILERFRQALGADGTQLALLLLRAGRGPL